The Miscanthus floridulus cultivar M001 chromosome 7, ASM1932011v1, whole genome shotgun sequence genome includes a region encoding these proteins:
- the LOC136467245 gene encoding actin-related protein 3, producing the protein MDALSRPAVVIDNGTGYTKMGFAGNVEPCFITPTVVAVNDSFSGSAQPAARGAPARGNWLAQHSAGVMADLDFYIGEEALARSRASSTHSLSYPIRNGQVENWDTMERFWQQCIFNYLRCDPEDHYFLLTESPLTAPETREYTGEIMFETFNVPGLYIAVQPVLALAAGYTTTKCEMTGVVVDVGDGATHIVPVADGYVIGSSIRSIPITGKDVTQFVHQLLKERGENIPPEESFDVARRIKEMYCYTSSDIVKEFNKHDREPSKYVKHWTGIKPKTGAKCTCDIGYERFLGPEIFFNPEIYNNDFTTPLQVVIDKCIQSSPIDTRRALYKNIVLSGGSTMFKDFHRRLQRDLKKIVDARVRASNSRLISGDAKAQPIEVNVVSHPIQRYAVWFGGSVLASTAEFYEACHTKAEYEEYGASICRSNPVFKGMY; encoded by the exons ATGGACGCCTTGTCACGCCCCGCTGTCGTCATCGACAACGGCACCGG GTACACGAAGATGGGGTTCGCGGGGAACGTGGAGCCCTGCTTCATCACCCCCACTGTCGTCGCCGTCAATGATTCCTTCTCCGGCTCCGCCCAGCCGGCGGCGAGGGGCGCCCCCGCCAGGGGGAACTGGCTCGCTCAGCACAGCGCCGGCGTCATGGCTGACCTCGACTTCTACATCGGCGAGGAGGCGCTGGCCCGATCCCGCGCCAGCAGCACGCACAGCTTGAGCTATCCCATCCGCAACGGCCAG GTGGAGAATTGGGATACTATGGAGAGGTTCTGGCAACAGTGCATCTTCAATTACCTCCGGTGCGACCCAGAAGATCATTATTTTCTTCTAACCGAGAGCCCTCTGACTGCCCCTGAGACCCGGGAGTATACTGGGGAGATCATGTTCGAGACGTTCAATGTGCCGGGCCTCTATATTGCAGTCCAACCTGTCCTTGCGCTCGCTGCTGGGTACACTACCACCAAG TGTGAAATGACAGGTGTTGTAGTTGATGTGGGTGATGGGGCTACCCACATTGTTCCAGTTGCTGATGGATATGTCATTGGGAGCAGTATCAGATCTATTCCAATCACAGGCAAGGATGTTACCCAGTTTGTTCATCAACTTCTAAAG GAAAGAGGTGAGAACATTCCACCAGAAGAATCTTTTGATGTAGCAAGGAGGATTAAAGAAATGTACTGCTATACTTCTTCAGACATTGTGAAG GAATTCAATAAACATGACAGGGAGCCATCAAAGTACGTTAAACACTGGACGGGCATCAAACCAAAAACTGGTGCGAAATGCACATGTGACATTGGATATGAGCGATTCCTGGGGCCTGAG ATCTTCTTCAACCCAGAGATATATAACAATGACTTCACCACTCCTTTGCAAGTTGTTATTGACAAGTGCATCCAATCATCCCCAATCGACACAAGGAGGGCTCTTTATAAG AATATTGTCTTGTCTGGAGGCTCGACTATGTTTAAAGATTTCCATAGGAGGTTACAGCGGGACCTAAAAAAGATAGTGGATGCACGGGTCCGTGCATCTAATAGTCGGCTTATTAGCGGAGATGCTAAG GCCCAGCCTATAGAAGTGAACGTGGTCAGTCATCCTATTCAGAGATATGCAGTATGGTTTGGTGGATCTGTGCTTGCTTCAACTGCCGAATTCTACGAG GCTTGCCACACAAAAGCAGAGTACGAAGAGTATGGTGCGAGCATCTGCCGATCGAACCCTGTGTTCAAAGGGATGTACTGA
- the LOC136467244 gene encoding ultraviolet-B receptor UVR8-like isoform X1 encodes MKRSYEYRVLCSHSSVECNSTARIMQCPMDTAASGTSPVMQFHSNADESTSHSSPLPTLIERSQRHCYGDGIPGEFPLAVSPSIVLHVLSACDLDPKDLANLEATCTFFSKPANFAPNFALSLPELAAFDTCQKRTMFKLMKQEDQECLKQRCGGSWKHVLKYILVREKNGSRVIAGPGHSIVITSNGDVYSFGANCSGQLGLGDSEDRFRPCIIRSLQGIRITQAAVGSRWTMLVSDTGSVYAFGKDNFRGAELVDDAPIQITTPKVVESLKGVFVVQAAIGGYFSAVLSREGRVYTFSWGKAERLGHSSDPSDVEPRLLSGLEDVPVAYISAGNCYLLMLAYQPNGMSVYSVGCGLGGKLGHGCKANKGMPKLIEQFQSLSFKPISIAAGTWHAAALGADGRVCTWGWGHTGCLGHGDEEYKAVPTVVEGLRNVKAVHLSTGEYTTFVVAENGDVYSFGSGESLVFQEDDEAEEGPDFSTPNIVSSLKALNKKVVQISPTNASYWLNSEMGHPHTFAVMDSGDLCAFGGGIRGQLGVKLLEGVEKVSVPMHVPIGLN; translated from the exons ATGAAACGCAGCTATGAAT ACCGGGTCCTCTGCTCCCATTCATCTGTAGAGTGCAACAGCACTGCGAGAATCATGCAGTGCCCCATGGACACTGCTGCTAGTGGAACCTCACCAGTGATGCAATTCCATAGCAATGCTGATGAGTCGACCTCCCATTCATCTCCATTGCCAACATTAATAGAACGTTCACAGCGCCATTGCTATGGGGATGGAATCCCAGGCGAATTTCCACTTGCTGTGAGCCCCTCCATTGTTCTCCATGTGCTCTCAGCTTGTGATCTAGACCCGAAAGATCTCGCCAATCTGGAG GCTACATGCACATTTTTCAGTAAACCTGCAAATTTTGCACCAAACTTTGCGTTGTCGCTTCCAGAGCTTGCGGCATTTGATACGTGCCAGAAAAGGACCATGTTTAAGCTGATGAAGCAAGAAGATCAGGAGTGTCTGAAACAACGGTGTGGAGGCTCTTGGAAACATGTTCTTAAGTATATTTTGGTTAGGGAGAAGAATGGTTCTCGGGTGATTGCCGGGCCAGGCCATAGTATAGTTATCACCTCAAATGGAGATGTATATTCATTTGGGGCAAACTGCTCCGGTCAGCTTGGCCTTGGGGATTCAGAAGACCGGTTCAGGCCATGTATTATTAG GTCTCTACAAGGCATCAGAATCACACAAGCTGCAGTTGGATCAAGATGGACAATGCTTGTGAGTGACACAGGAAGCGTCTATGCATTTGGGAAGGATAATTTCAGGGGTGcagaattagttgatgatgctccTATTCAGATTACAACTCCTAAGGTTGTGGAGTCATTGAAGGGTGTTTTTGTAGTTCAAGCAGCCATAGGGGGCTACTTCTCTGCAGTTCTGTCTAGAGAGGGTCGAGTTTACACTTTCTCATGGGGCAAAGCTGAGAGGCTTGGCCACAGTTCGGATCCTTCAGATGTTGAACCTCGTCTTCTCTCTGGACTTGAGGATGTTCCTGTTGCATATATCTCTGCAGGAAATTGCTACCTTCTTATGTTGGCCTACCAGCCAAATGGAAT GTCTGTGTATTCTGTGGGTTGTGGTTTAGGGGGCAAGCTTGGGCATGGATGCAAAGCTAATAAGGGGATGCCCAAGTTGATTGAACAGTTTCAGTCCTTGAGTTTTAAACCAATTTCAATAGCAGCTGGCACTTGGCATGCCGCAGCCCTTGGTGCTGACGGCCGTGTGTGCACCTGGGGTTGGGGCCACACTGGTTGTCTGGGGCATGGTGATGAGGAATACAAGGCTGTTCCCACAGTGGTTGAAGGATTACGCAACGTGAAGGCCGTTCATCTCTCCACTGGTGAATACACAACATTTGTCGTCGCTGAGAATGGGGATGTATACTCCTTTGGATCCGGTGAATCCTTGGTTTTCCAG GAGGACGATGAGGCAGAGGAGGGTCCGGATTTCTCGACACCGAACATAGTCAGCTCGCTTAAGGCTCTGAACAAGAAGGTCGTGCAGATCAGCCCCACAAACGCCTCGTACTGGCTGAACTCGGAAATGGGTCACCCGCACACATTTGCGGTAATGGACTCCGGTGACTTGTGTGCCTTCGGAGGAGGGATCAGAGGCCAGCTTGGCGTGAAGCTCCTTGAGGGTGTAGAAAAAGTGAGCGTCCCGATGCATGTTCCGATTGGTCTCAACTGA
- the LOC136467244 gene encoding ultraviolet-B receptor UVR8-like isoform X2, whose translation MQCPMDTAASGTSPVMQFHSNADESTSHSSPLPTLIERSQRHCYGDGIPGEFPLAVSPSIVLHVLSACDLDPKDLANLEATCTFFSKPANFAPNFALSLPELAAFDTCQKRTMFKLMKQEDQECLKQRCGGSWKHVLKYILVREKNGSRVIAGPGHSIVITSNGDVYSFGANCSGQLGLGDSEDRFRPCIIRSLQGIRITQAAVGSRWTMLVSDTGSVYAFGKDNFRGAELVDDAPIQITTPKVVESLKGVFVVQAAIGGYFSAVLSREGRVYTFSWGKAERLGHSSDPSDVEPRLLSGLEDVPVAYISAGNCYLLMLAYQPNGMSVYSVGCGLGGKLGHGCKANKGMPKLIEQFQSLSFKPISIAAGTWHAAALGADGRVCTWGWGHTGCLGHGDEEYKAVPTVVEGLRNVKAVHLSTGEYTTFVVAENGDVYSFGSGESLVFQEDDEAEEGPDFSTPNIVSSLKALNKKVVQISPTNASYWLNSEMGHPHTFAVMDSGDLCAFGGGIRGQLGVKLLEGVEKVSVPMHVPIGLN comes from the exons ATGCAGTGCCCCATGGACACTGCTGCTAGTGGAACCTCACCAGTGATGCAATTCCATAGCAATGCTGATGAGTCGACCTCCCATTCATCTCCATTGCCAACATTAATAGAACGTTCACAGCGCCATTGCTATGGGGATGGAATCCCAGGCGAATTTCCACTTGCTGTGAGCCCCTCCATTGTTCTCCATGTGCTCTCAGCTTGTGATCTAGACCCGAAAGATCTCGCCAATCTGGAG GCTACATGCACATTTTTCAGTAAACCTGCAAATTTTGCACCAAACTTTGCGTTGTCGCTTCCAGAGCTTGCGGCATTTGATACGTGCCAGAAAAGGACCATGTTTAAGCTGATGAAGCAAGAAGATCAGGAGTGTCTGAAACAACGGTGTGGAGGCTCTTGGAAACATGTTCTTAAGTATATTTTGGTTAGGGAGAAGAATGGTTCTCGGGTGATTGCCGGGCCAGGCCATAGTATAGTTATCACCTCAAATGGAGATGTATATTCATTTGGGGCAAACTGCTCCGGTCAGCTTGGCCTTGGGGATTCAGAAGACCGGTTCAGGCCATGTATTATTAG GTCTCTACAAGGCATCAGAATCACACAAGCTGCAGTTGGATCAAGATGGACAATGCTTGTGAGTGACACAGGAAGCGTCTATGCATTTGGGAAGGATAATTTCAGGGGTGcagaattagttgatgatgctccTATTCAGATTACAACTCCTAAGGTTGTGGAGTCATTGAAGGGTGTTTTTGTAGTTCAAGCAGCCATAGGGGGCTACTTCTCTGCAGTTCTGTCTAGAGAGGGTCGAGTTTACACTTTCTCATGGGGCAAAGCTGAGAGGCTTGGCCACAGTTCGGATCCTTCAGATGTTGAACCTCGTCTTCTCTCTGGACTTGAGGATGTTCCTGTTGCATATATCTCTGCAGGAAATTGCTACCTTCTTATGTTGGCCTACCAGCCAAATGGAAT GTCTGTGTATTCTGTGGGTTGTGGTTTAGGGGGCAAGCTTGGGCATGGATGCAAAGCTAATAAGGGGATGCCCAAGTTGATTGAACAGTTTCAGTCCTTGAGTTTTAAACCAATTTCAATAGCAGCTGGCACTTGGCATGCCGCAGCCCTTGGTGCTGACGGCCGTGTGTGCACCTGGGGTTGGGGCCACACTGGTTGTCTGGGGCATGGTGATGAGGAATACAAGGCTGTTCCCACAGTGGTTGAAGGATTACGCAACGTGAAGGCCGTTCATCTCTCCACTGGTGAATACACAACATTTGTCGTCGCTGAGAATGGGGATGTATACTCCTTTGGATCCGGTGAATCCTTGGTTTTCCAG GAGGACGATGAGGCAGAGGAGGGTCCGGATTTCTCGACACCGAACATAGTCAGCTCGCTTAAGGCTCTGAACAAGAAGGTCGTGCAGATCAGCCCCACAAACGCCTCGTACTGGCTGAACTCGGAAATGGGTCACCCGCACACATTTGCGGTAATGGACTCCGGTGACTTGTGTGCCTTCGGAGGAGGGATCAGAGGCCAGCTTGGCGTGAAGCTCCTTGAGGGTGTAGAAAAAGTGAGCGTCCCGATGCATGTTCCGATTGGTCTCAACTGA